A region of Planococcus sp. MSAK28401 DNA encodes the following proteins:
- a CDS encoding D-alanine--D-alanine ligase has product MKKRIGLLYGGKSAEHEVSLTTASAFSKALDFDKYEVYPIYITQEGEWRKGTPLVGAVSSIKELQLAGEGERKNDISSFLPNVQEQTLDVIIPLLHGPNGEDGTVQGLLEVMNLPYVGNGVLASSAGMDKVVMKQLFEQAGLNQTPYVYFLRRDWKNNQDLWLDKVEQELTWPVFVKPANLGSSVGISKAESREELIAAVEEALKFDRKIVIEQGVVGREIEVGVLGNDEPECSVAGEIKPLKAFYDYQAKYKDGNTAMIIPAELPEVVYAQLVESAKKAFKILDCSGLVRADFFVTDGHEIIINEVNTLPGFTPYSMFPLLWQHTGLEYPDLIEKLIALAIERFEEKQLLQFKMD; this is encoded by the coding sequence ATGAAAAAACGAATTGGGCTTTTATATGGCGGCAAATCCGCTGAACACGAAGTATCGTTGACAACAGCCAGCGCATTTTCGAAAGCGCTTGATTTTGATAAATACGAAGTTTACCCGATCTATATCACACAAGAAGGCGAATGGCGAAAAGGCACTCCTTTAGTTGGGGCTGTTTCTTCTATAAAAGAACTTCAACTGGCAGGGGAAGGGGAGCGCAAGAACGACATTTCCAGTTTCCTTCCAAATGTTCAAGAGCAAACACTTGATGTGATCATTCCATTGCTCCACGGGCCGAACGGGGAAGACGGCACGGTGCAAGGTTTGCTCGAAGTGATGAATTTGCCGTATGTCGGCAATGGCGTTCTTGCCTCATCAGCGGGCATGGACAAAGTAGTCATGAAGCAATTGTTCGAACAAGCCGGCCTGAACCAGACGCCGTATGTCTATTTCTTGCGCCGCGATTGGAAAAATAACCAAGACCTGTGGTTGGACAAAGTTGAGCAGGAGCTCACATGGCCAGTATTCGTCAAGCCGGCAAACCTCGGTTCAAGTGTCGGAATCAGCAAAGCCGAATCGCGCGAAGAACTGATCGCCGCGGTGGAGGAAGCACTTAAATTCGACCGTAAAATCGTCATCGAGCAAGGCGTCGTCGGTCGTGAAATCGAAGTGGGGGTGCTTGGCAACGATGAGCCGGAATGCTCGGTAGCAGGCGAAATCAAACCATTGAAAGCTTTTTATGATTATCAGGCAAAATACAAAGACGGCAACACGGCGATGATCATCCCGGCAGAATTGCCAGAAGTGGTTTATGCACAACTTGTTGAGTCGGCGAAAAAAGCGTTCAAGATCCTCGATTGTTCAGGGCTTGTGCGCGCAGACTTTTTCGTGACGGATGGCCACGAGATCATCATCAATGAAGTCAATACTTTGCCAGGCTTTACACCGTACAGCATGTTCCCGCTGTTGTGGCAGCATACCGGCCTTGAGTATCCTGATTTGATTGAGAAACTTATCGCACTTGCTATTGAACGTTTTGAAGAAAAACAATTATTGCAATTTAAAATGGATTGA